cgatcgaatatgcgttggcgcttatttcggtcgcatatgttccgttttttttcgaattgccgtttttacgcgccgtaaaatcgcccatgtgaacgaatacattcgaaaccattgcctcagatggtcacgtatatacgattgggcgcaaaaacgcgccgtttatgcgctcgtctgcccgcacccttagagaGTCATGCATAGCATATTATAAAGCTGCAATACTAATCATCATACTTGATTATTGTGGGAATGGTTTATTATTTAGTTGGTAAGTTGTCTTTTGGGAGTATTAACACATCTTCTTAAAACTATAAATAGGGTTCATTGCAGCAAAGAAAGCGTTACAATGCACAGAAAAGCCTTTTTAACTCTCAGGTAAATGTCAGATGGAAAGAGACAGATTACATGTAGATTTATTGTATTTAGTTACATTTAGTTACTTTTAGATACTTTTTGCTCTAATATTTTTTGCTTaaagatttaaaataaaacattataacCAAAGTAAAACTGTCATCATAAGGTAAGATAACGAGATAATCACAAGTGTATTGTGGATTCAAACAACACAAAGAAGTCTTTGTGGCATTTTTGGAGAAGAAGAATAGAGAGGTCTGTGAGTATCTTCCTGTACCTTTGTATGCCTCTGGTTCCATATGGTTAATATGCTTCTATTAGAATATATTTTTGCAACACATTAGCATATAGTGGCACATGGAGTGCTTATATCTCCATAATATGGAGTCTTAGTGACTCTGTATGCCTGGAGGGTGTTCTCAGCCTTATACATGAGACCTAATGATCTTTCAAAAACTAGAATTTCAGAATTTTTCAGATTTTACTATTATCAGTATTCACTGTATTTTGCTACATATCAATTCCTTGTattcatttttgccacacacattttttttatacttttacatAGAAAAAAGGTATAACAAAACCTATTGGTATTACATTTTTTCCTCCATGATActtaaaattgtgcttttttttaattttaccacCAAAATATGAATTTCTGATCCACAAAATCATTTACTTAATTAGATATCTGACACTGTTACATTGCTGATGTATTTAAAGGCAATTAATACCTCATTATATGAAGATTTTCAACTACTAGCATTCTCCGGACTTCAGAATGTCTCTTATGTTCTTATCTTTAGTATTTTATTGATGTATCTATTATGTATGTCTGGAAATCTAATTATTATAGTGACTGTATGGGCGACTCCACAATTGCACACTCCAATGTACTTTTTTTTGTGTAACCTATCTACCTTGGACATGGCCTATGTATCTACTATTTTGCCAAAGTTTCTGGATTTTCAAATAACTGGGAAGACTGAAATTTCTTTTATAAGCTGTTTCACTCAGCTTTTTATGTCTGTAGCATGTTTGTGTACAGAATTTTTATTGTTGTCGTCAATGGCTTTTGACCGATTTGTAGCCATTTGTATCCCTTTGCAATACTCTATTATTATGAATAAAACAGCATGTATTATACTTTCCATTACTCCATGGACAATTGGTGCCTTGAACTCATTAGTATGTGTCTTCTTGATATCTCATCTATCGTTTTGTAGTTCCAAACATATCTTCCACTTTTATTGTGAGATAAAAGCTCTTCTAGCAAcctcctgtagtgacatcagaCATGTGAACATTGTGATATTGTCTGAAGGATATACTTTAGGTATTATAGCATTTGCAATGATTTTGATGTCTTATGTTTTTATTATATCTGCTATTCTGAAGATCAAGACATCAGCTAGAAGACTAAAGATTTTCTCCAGTTGCTCCTCTCATCTAACAGTTGTTTTACTATTTTGTGGTTGCTCTCTAAGTATTTATATGAATCCTGACTCTAAAGGCTCCACAGAACTAGACATGATGCTCTCCTTGTTGTATGTGGCAGTAGTACCAGCCTTAAATCCTCTAGTCTATAGTCTGAGGAACAAAGAAGTTTTAGATGTTTTAAAAATACATAGACTGATTTCTTAAGAAATGCCTaagtcatttctgccatgtgaTTTAATGAAGCAGAAGTCCCCAAACACTTTCTTTTAATCATTActattgttttttatgttttaaatgacaatttataaaaatattacaACATCACATGCATACAAT
The nucleotide sequence above comes from Eleutherodactylus coqui strain aEleCoq1 chromosome 2, aEleCoq1.hap1, whole genome shotgun sequence. Encoded proteins:
- the LOC136610220 gene encoding olfactory receptor 5V1-like; its protein translation is MHRKAFLTLRFKIKHYNQSKTVIISILLMYLLCMSGNLIIIVTVWATPQLHTPMYFFLCNLSTLDMAYVSTILPKFLDFQITGKTEISFISCFTQLFMSVACLCTEFLLLSSMAFDRFVAICIPLQYSIIMNKTACIILSITPWTIGALNSLVCVFLISHLSFCSSKHIFHFYCEIKALLATSCSDIRHVNIVILSEGYTLGIIAFAMILMSYVFIISAILKIKTSARRLKIFSSCSSHLTVVLLFCGCSLSIYMNPDSKGSTELDMMLSLLYVAVVPALNPLVYSLRNKEVLDVLKIHRLIS